The DNA sequence ATGGCGACGGTCAGGATCATTGCGAAGCTTTCGTTTTTAGGGTTCGTACGCAAACGTTTGATCGAGTCCCAGTTGATGGTTTCGATGGAGACAACAACCATAACCGCCGCCAAAGCGACAACCGGAATTTGCACGACAGAACCGTTCAGAAGAACAACGGACAACAACATGAAGAATCCGGACAGGAAAGTCGCAAGACGGCCAAGGCCGCCGTAATTCAAGTTGATGATCGTCTGACCGATCATGCCACAGCCGGCGATACCGCCGAAGAATCCGGAAACGACATTCCCAAGACCTTGGCTCAACGTTTCCTGATTTTTGTCGCTCTTCTCTTCAGTGATTTCATCGACCAACTGTGCAGTCAACAAGGACTCAACCAATCCGACGATGGCAACCGAAAGTGCAGTTGGGAAAATGACCCGCAAAGTTTCCAATGTCATCGGAACAGCCGGGATGCCGAAGCGCGGCAAATCCGTAGAGATGGAGCCCATATCGCCCAACGTTTTCACATCCAAGCCAAAGCCCAGCACAATCGCGGTGATGACGAAAATCGCAACGATAGGCGCAGGGATTTTCTTCGTGACTCTAGGGAAAAGGAAGATAATCGCAATCCCCAAAAGGCCCAGAAGCGGCAAAAGCAGGCTGCCTTGGAAATGGTCCAATTGCGAAGTGAACATCATGATTCCCAAGCCATTCACGAAACCGATCATGACAGGTTTCGGAATGTAGCGCATCAAGGTACCGATTTTGAGGAATCCCAAGACGACCTGCAGGACACCTGCCAGAATCGTCGCGGCAAAAAGATACTGAATCCCATATTCAGAAACCAAGTGGGCCAGCACCAAGGCCACAGACCCAGCGGCTGCTGAAATCATGCCCTTGCTGGAACCGAAAAATGCTGCAATGGCCGTGATGAAGAAAGTGGCGTAGACTCCCACGACTGGGGGTACTCCTGCGACGATCATGAAGCCGATGACTTCAGGGAACAGGGCCAAACAGACAACGATACCTGCCAGGATATCCCCTTTGATATTACCGAACCATTCTTTTTTGTATTGTTGCACAGATACCTTCCTTCTTGAAAAAATGTTATTTATTTGATTTTCAAAATCATTAGACATACTTACAAAAAACATATTAACATATAACTGAATACAGGGGAATAAATATTTATTTATAAGTGTATATTTTGAATGATAAGTTTGAAACAGAGTGAAAATGCTTTAAATTTCAAACCTAGATGTGTTAGTATGTAAAAAGAAAAGTTGAATCCAGTAACAAAGGAGCGGATCAGGATGGAAGTAGGCAGTCGCATTCAGGAATTGCGCAAACTGAATAAAATAACGGCGAAAGAATTGGCTGAGCAGATCGACGTCTCGCCTTCCTTCATTTCGGCCATCGAACACAATTCGACTAAATTGTCTCTGAAGACGCTCAACCATATCTGTGAGGTTCTCGGTGTGACTTTGGCGGAATTCTTCAATTCGGAAATGAGCCCGGTGGAAAAGAAACTTACCGCTCAAATCAAAAAACTGCCGGAAGAGAAAAAGTATGAATTATTGACTTTCTTGACGGGCTTGATTTCATAGCGACATAAGAAAAGGATGATGGATCCCGCTTCATATCGAAGCGATGATCCATCATCCTTTTTTGTTTATTCCATTTCGAGCAGCTGCTCGATTGCGGCCAATACGCCTTCTTCATTGTTCGAAAGGGCACAGTATTTGGCAGCTTTTTTGACGTCCTCTGCTGCGTTCGCCATCGCGAAACTGTAGGCCACATGCTCCAACATTTCGATGTCATTCCCGCTGTCGCCGAATGCGGCGGTCTCCCCATCGGAGATGCCCCACAGCTTCTGCAGCAGTTGGATGCCGGAAGCCTTATGCATGCCGGGAATGATGAGGTCGATCGAGCCATGGCCGGTCGGTACCGGGGAGACGACATCGCCTACTTCGCGCGTGAAGTGCTCCAAGAGAGCAGGGACTTCATCTTCAGCGAAGCCTGATGCAAATTTGAAGATGATGTCATCTATTTCGGAGAAAGAATCCACACGTTTCAAGCGATGATAGAAGCGTTTCGTATTTTGGAAAAAGTAATCGGAAACGGAATTGTCGACGTAGGCACTGTTTTTGCCGCAAACGACCAATTTTGAATAGGCACCCAGTTCCTTGAAGATCCGGAGCACCTTGTCAATCGTCTCCTGTGTCATCTCACCGACGGACAGCTCTTTGTTGCAATCCACGACGAAAGCGCCATTTTCCGCCACAAAAGCAATATTATCCTGTATTTCAGGGAAAAAAGAACGCAGTTGGTAGTATTGGTTTCCGCTGGCCACGACAAAACGGATATCCTTTTCGAGCATGCGTTTGTATAGGGAGTCGAAGCGCTCCTTGTTGAATTTCTTGTGGCTGTCCAGGAAAGTCCCGTCCATATCGACGGCGATCAGTCTGATGGGCATGGCGAATCTTCCTTTCGTAGGATGCAAAAGTCTTCCAGCTGGAGCCGCCAGTTTTGAGCATCCGCTTATGTTTACAACATCTTAACACGTTTCCTTACTATTCCCAAGAGGAAAAGAATGCCTTCAGCGGTTTTTCCGAGAAGGAAACAGTTGACAAAAAGAACGTGTGTTCGTATTATGATGTTAAAGGATGTGACTGATATGGAAAATGGGATTTGCCTGAAAGGTTCAGTGGAAAAAATAAAAATCCTCAAACTGGAGGAAACGCCGCTGATCCGTTTCACACTGACAGTGGACAAGCAAGAGAAGCAGAATTGCCTGATCCGCGCGCATTCGTTGGATTTTTTGTATCAGGTCACCGAAGGAAACGCAATCGTGATCTATGGCAGGAAGAACAAGCGCAATCAAGTCGTGGTGCAGAAATATCATGTAAATCAAAAATGATGGCTGATGGATAGGGTGAGGAAAATGAGGTTGATGCAAAAAGGAATCTGGAGAAAAAAGTTGGATGTCGCTGATCTGTTGGAACGAAAAGGCTGCTATGAGTTCACACTGTTGGAGGATAAGCTTTCCGTCAGGGAGGAGCTGTTTGAAATTTGGTGGTATGCCTATGGTGGAAACAATCATATTTTGGCAAAAAGCAAACGTTATCCAACCCGTCTCTATTTCATTTTGCTGGAGCCAGGCGATCTGTTCGCGGTGAATGATTTCCGCATTTATCTGGAAACAGGGGAATTGAAGCATCCTGTCGCCACCTATTACAAGAGAAACGGCCGGTAATCAGAACCAGCCGTTTTTCTTGAACCAACGATACATAGAGATGCCAATCAGGAGCATCAGGCCGATAGCCAGAAAATAGCCGTATCTCCAAGTCAACTCCGGCATGTGTTCGAAATTCATCCCATAGATTCCGGCGATCAAGGTCAGCGGCGAGAAGATCGAGGTGATGATGGTGAGGATCTTCATTACATTGTTGGTCTGATGGGAATTGAGCGACAGATAGCTATCGCGCATATCCGTCGTCACCTCGCGATTCGAGGTAATCATCTCGGATACCTTCAGCAGGTCATCGTGGATATCCGAAAAATAACTCCGTCTTTTGCGGACGCCCTCGAGATGCTGAGAATTCAGCATCCGATAAAGCAGATCCCGCATCGGATTGACGGTCTGCATCAGACTCAACAACAGGTGGCGGATATCGATCAGCTGCGGCATCTGATCGGGTGAGCGCCTGTTTTGGGTGCTGTCCTCGATGCGGATCAGTTCGTCTTCAACGTCATGCAGCAAAGGGAAATAATTGTCCACGATTTTGTCGAGCACTTGATAGAACACGTAGTGGGGATCCCACTTTTCAGGATTCTGCTGCGAAATCAGACGCTCGCGGATGTACTGCACCTCTTTTGAAGAGGCATAGTGGAAAGTCACGATGAAATTTTCCGCGACAAAAAAGTCCAGTTCTTCCTTGACGATTTTTTTCTGTTCCGTATGGACATGATGGGTGACGTAGAAGGTATAGCCTTCGTAATAATCCAGCTTCGGACGCTGCAACAGCTGGAGGCAGTCTTCAATCGCCAACGGATGGAAGTGGAAAGTATCCTTGAGATGCTGCACTTCCTCGGTTGTTGGATTTTCGAAGTCGATCCAGGTCCATTTGTAGGCGGAGAGATCTGCCGTATTCAGATCGAGGTCTGTTTTGATTTGATTTTCAGTCGTGATGCCGGTGGCCGTTATCATGTTTTTGCACCTTCTCTATTATGATTTCAAGCTTCATTATACGGGAATCGCACAAGCGGCGCCATCCGGAAGATTTTCTGCGCTTCAGCATACGGACTGTTGTGGACCGGAAAGTATGCGATAATGGAGGGAGAAATTTATCGGAACGGAGGACACTGGATGATCAAGTTGATTTTGACGGATATGGATGGTACTTTTTTGAACAGCCAAGGGGATTTCAACAGGGAACTTTTCAAGCAGGTCAAGCAGATGATGGCGGAAAAAGGAGTCGTTTTCGCGCCTTGTACGGGCAAGCAGAGTGAGCGTGTCGAAGAAATATTCGGCGAGGATGCTGCTGATTTTTGGATTCTCGGGGACAGTGCTTCCCGGATCAAACGCAACGGCACAGTCGTCTACGAATCGTTGTTGGAGAATACGACAGGCCTGGCCATCCTGCGCGAATTGGAGGAGATGCAGCTTGGGCATACGCTGATCGCCTGCACGAAGGAAGCCGCCATGATCAAAAATGATCTGTCGCCTGAAGAATCCGCGGCTGTCAGGAGATCCTACAAGAAAGTGATCACGGTGGCGGATTTCGGAGCCATCGAGGATGATTTCATAAAAATCACGGTCCGTGATATTCAAGAACGGTGCATCGGGACTGCTGAAAAATTGGCTGCTTTTCGTGACCGCGCGCATATCGTCGCTTCGGAGAAAGCTTGGCTGGACATCACCGACTTGAACGTGCATAAAGGGAGTACGGTAGCCCATCTGCAGGAGCTGCTGCAGGTCACCCCGGAAGAAACGATGGTGTTCGGTGACGGGATGAATGATGTCGAAATGATGAAGAGCGGCAGGTACAGCTTCGCTGTGCGGAACGCTTATCCAATCATCAAGGATACTGCGGCATTCACCACGGGAAGGTCGAATGATGAGGACGCGGTGTCGCATACAATCCTGCAGTTGCTTGCGTTGCAAGGCTGAAAGCTTGTCGAGGCGGGCCCCGCCCATTTGCCTGGAAATTCCATTTGACTTGGAGCCCACTCCAAGGTGTAGGATATAACTGAGGGTAACAGTCAGGACAGGTTTTGATGCCGAAAGGATGGACGAGATGATAAACATAAAGAAAGCCAGCGAGGAAACGGGTGTATCGGCCGATACGATCCGCTACTATGAGAGGATCGGTCTGATTCCGCCGATAAAAAGAAACGAAAACGGGGTCCGTGAATTCGATGAAGAAGATCTGAAGTGGATCGCCTTCAGTCGCCAGATGCGCAATGCGGGCTTATCGATCGAATCCTTGATCGAATATCTCGCACTCTTCCGCAGCGGAGAAGAGACTGTTCCGGCAAGGATGGATCTGTTGGTCGAACAACAGCATGAACTGCAGGAACGGATCGATGTGATGCAGCAGGCGATGGAACGGCTGACGTTCAAAATCGAAAATTATACGAGCCACATGGTTCCGAGCGAAAACAAGCTGAGAGAATTCAAGTAGATGTAACGACAAAAAAATCCCATCAGGCCTTGTTTGGCAGGCTGATGGGATTTTTTCATAATATATAATATTTTGAATCCGAAAGTGCGTCACCGTAGTTGTTTAATAGATTCGCAAAATGTTTCATGCAATCAAGTTAGATGGCTAGCTTCACGGGTAAGCCCTTCGGAAATTAGATAAATCGAGCCTATTGCGCTCTATGATGCTCAGTCGGCTCGATTTCCTAAATTTCTTTCAGGGCTGAATGAACCCGTTCCGCATTTCTGATTTTTTTAATTGGTCCGGATCCACTGGGTTGACATGTCGACGCCCGCATCCAGCATGAGGTTGTAAACGGGGCATCTTCTTTCGACTTCAGCCGCCAGTTTCTCGATGGCTTCGTCGGTCTCATCGGTCTCGATATGGTTGATGAGCGTGACTTCCTGGAAGTAGGTCCGGATATCATCTTCCCCGGCAAAACCGCGCGGATCAAAGGTGCCTTCGACGGTAAACGTCAGACCTCTGTAAGAGAGCCCTTGTTGTTCGGCTACATAATAGGCAATGATCGAGGTGCAGCCTGCCAGCGAACTTAAAAGATATTCCAACGGATTCGGCCCTTTGTTGTCGCCGCCCATCCGTTCCGATTCGTCTACGAAAAATTCAGGCAGGTTACGGACCTTCACCGTAGTGGTGATGCCTTGGTGTGATTGGCCAGTGATCCTCAATTTCGATAATTTTGTTTCTGTCATCTGGAATACCCCGTTTCTGTTTTTGTTCAGTCAGCGCTTACAAGTTTATTTTATCATAGCAACTTGGGTTAGTCTTAACAGAAGCACTCCCTCCAAACAAGGAAGGGGGCTTGGGAAAATACCAGAAATATAGGTTTCATCTATTTCACGGCGGATGTGCAAAACTGTCATGGAGTGGTATACTATCCTTGAAGGAAAAAGTGCGGGCAAGTGTTGAAGTACAGGCCTGTGTTCACGTTTTTTAAGCAAATGATCATTTTGGTTGATTCACGAAGAAAAGGGGTTTTCTCAATGGAAAAGAAGGATTTGGATCTGATATTGGCTAATTTCGGGCCGGAAAAGGAATTCATCGGCGATGGCTATTTCCGTATCCGCGACAAGGGCAACGAGCATTACGAAATCGCCTATCTTGTCTCAGCATGCTGCGGAACAACGAACTACTACCCACAAATCGCTGTCCATGTCGAAGGCGACAAAGTGGTTCCCGATTCCGTTCTGGATCTGGTATCCAATCCAGCAAAAATGCTCAGTTATTCACCTGAGACGAGTGCTGTGATGGAGCAGGAATTGGATAAACTCTGCCAAAAGTTTTTGGATATCAAGAACTTGAAAGCAACAAACGCCGGAACACCAGACTGATCTCTGGTGTTTTTTTTCATGTCAGGAATCAAAAAGGAGCAAGTGAGTGCGGCATTCCGCATTCCCTTGCTCCTTTTTGATTTTTTTGTTTGGGTCAATAAGGCTTTGCCGCTTCGAACGAACCTTTGATGACGCGATTGCAGTCTCCGCATTTCAGCCAGTGGCCAAGATCGTTGCTTTCCTGATAAACGCTCGATGGCTTCTTGCATTGGCAGTAAAGGATTTCGGTTTCTTGAGGGGGATCTTCGGGAATGATATCAAGATAGGGTTCTTCGGTCAACCAAGTGGCATCGATAGAATGATTGTCATCTTTTGATAATTTATCCATGATAACCCCTCCTATGGGTAAGTATCCGCTCTTGAGCGCAAAGTGTGGAAAATCTTCTTTGCTCACTTTGATGATACAACTTCTGTTGCTGAAGGCCAAATGATATGGTTCCGAACAGAATAAGAGGCGTCTTTTCGCTGATGCAGACGGCAATGATCAAATGCTGTCGCTGTAGGCTTTCATAAGTTCCTTTGCCATATCGATCATAGCCAGGTCGACTGAGGAAAGGGTTTTTTCTTTGCTGTA is a window from the Trichococcus shcherbakoviae genome containing:
- a CDS encoding HAD-IIB family hydrolase; translated protein: MIKLILTDMDGTFLNSQGDFNRELFKQVKQMMAEKGVVFAPCTGKQSERVEEIFGEDAADFWILGDSASRIKRNGTVVYESLLENTTGLAILRELEEMQLGHTLIACTKEAAMIKNDLSPEESAAVRRSYKKVITVADFGAIEDDFIKITVRDIQERCIGTAEKLAAFRDRAHIVASEKAWLDITDLNVHKGSTVAHLQELLQVTPEETMVFGDGMNDVEMMKSGRYSFAVRNAYPIIKDTAAFTTGRSNDEDAVSHTILQLLALQG
- a CDS encoding MerR family transcriptional regulator; amino-acid sequence: MNIKKASEETGVSADTIRYYERIGLIPPIKRNENGVREFDEEDLKWIAFSRQMRNAGLSIESLIEYLALFRSGEETVPARMDLLVEQQHELQERIDVMQQAMERLTFKIENYTSHMVPSENKLREFK
- a CDS encoding helix-turn-helix transcriptional regulator gives rise to the protein MEVGSRIQELRKLNKITAKELAEQIDVSPSFISAIEHNSTKLSLKTLNHICEVLGVTLAEFFNSEMSPVEKKLTAQIKKLPEEKKYELLTFLTGLIS
- a CDS encoding OsmC family protein — protein: MTETKLSKLRITGQSHQGITTTVKVRNLPEFFVDESERMGGDNKGPNPLEYLLSSLAGCTSIIAYYVAEQQGLSYRGLTFTVEGTFDPRGFAGEDDIRTYFQEVTLINHIETDETDEAIEKLAAEVERRCPVYNLMLDAGVDMSTQWIRTN
- a CDS encoding Cof-type HAD-IIB family hydrolase, producing the protein MPIRLIAVDMDGTFLDSHKKFNKERFDSLYKRMLEKDIRFVVASGNQYYQLRSFFPEIQDNIAFVAENGAFVVDCNKELSVGEMTQETIDKVLRIFKELGAYSKLVVCGKNSAYVDNSVSDYFFQNTKRFYHRLKRVDSFSEIDDIIFKFASGFAEDEVPALLEHFTREVGDVVSPVPTGHGSIDLIIPGMHKASGIQLLQKLWGISDGETAAFGDSGNDIEMLEHVAYSFAMANAAEDVKKAAKYCALSNNEEGVLAAIEQLLEME
- a CDS encoding SulP family inorganic anion transporter, with product MQQYKKEWFGNIKGDILAGIVVCLALFPEVIGFMIVAGVPPVVGVYATFFITAIAAFFGSSKGMISAAAGSVALVLAHLVSEYGIQYLFAATILAGVLQVVLGFLKIGTLMRYIPKPVMIGFVNGLGIMMFTSQLDHFQGSLLLPLLGLLGIAIIFLFPRVTKKIPAPIVAIFVITAIVLGFGLDVKTLGDMGSISTDLPRFGIPAVPMTLETLRVIFPTALSVAIVGLVESLLTAQLVDEITEEKSDKNQETLSQGLGNVVSGFFGGIAGCGMIGQTIINLNYGGLGRLATFLSGFFMLLSVVLLNGSVVQIPVVALAAVMVVVSIETINWDSIKRLRTNPKNESFAMILTVAIVIGTHNLAYGVVAGTLVSAVFAAFKMSHLHVATGTADDDHHYKVDGHLYFASAEKFLDFFAEEIEQEEEIVIDISAMTLWDSTAVEAIDKLITRNNKRGVKTTLTGANTQSSALFKRISIHTEK
- the corA gene encoding magnesium/cobalt transporter CorA, coding for MITATGITTENQIKTDLDLNTADLSAYKWTWIDFENPTTEEVQHLKDTFHFHPLAIEDCLQLLQRPKLDYYEGYTFYVTHHVHTEQKKIVKEELDFFVAENFIVTFHYASSKEVQYIRERLISQQNPEKWDPHYVFYQVLDKIVDNYFPLLHDVEDELIRIEDSTQNRRSPDQMPQLIDIRHLLLSLMQTVNPMRDLLYRMLNSQHLEGVRKRRSYFSDIHDDLLKVSEMITSNREVTTDMRDSYLSLNSHQTNNVMKILTIITSIFSPLTLIAGIYGMNFEHMPELTWRYGYFLAIGLMLLIGISMYRWFKKNGWF